CAAGGAAGTAGCTTCAATGGTCTTGGAAGCAACTGGAAATAAGGCAGGATTGATTTTTAAGGAAAGAAGAAAATGGGATACAAAACCGAGACTTCTTGCATCAATTGAAAAGGCAAAAGAACTAATAGGTTATAAACCTATTGTTGATTTTAGGGAGGGTTTTGATGCAAATATTGAGTGGTTCAAAGATAACTGGGAAAAGATAGAAATACTTGCTGATTTTCCACCTGGTATGAGCAGTGCGGTGAGGTAAAGTTTCATAATTTTCAATGTTTGAGGCTTAGGTTCGGGATTTTTTGATTAAGGGGTAAAGAGATTTTGAGAAAAATATTAATGATATTTGGGACGAGGCCAGAGGCAATAAAGATGGCTCCTCTTTACTGGGAATTTAAAAAATATCAAGAAGATTTTGATGTAAAAGTTTGTGTGACTGCTCAACACAGACAAATGCTTGACCAAGTTTTGAATTTTTTTAATATAAAGCCAGACTACGACCTAAATCTGATGAGGAACAATCAGAGCCTCTTTAATATAACATCTGACAGTATTGTGGAACTTGAGAAGGTTTACGATGACTTTAATCCTCATATTGTTTTAGTTCAAGGAGATACAACAACCTCTTTTACGAGCGCGCTTTCGGCATATTACAAAAAAATAAAGGTTGCCCATATTGAGGCAGGGCTGAGAAGCGGCAATAAATATTCACCCTTTCCAGAAGAGATAAACAGAGTCTTGGTTGGACACATTGCTGATTATCATTTTGCACCTACGGAAAAGGCAAAACAAAATTTGTATAACGAGGGAATAAGGGAAAATGTTTGGGTTGTTGGGAATACAGTAATTGATGCTTTATTTTTAGGATTGAGAATTTTAGAGGAAAATGAGGAGCTCAGGTCTAAAATTGAACTTTATTTTAATGGAATTTTTGAATTTCAGCGAGAAAAGATAATATTAGTTACAGGGCATAGAAGAGAAAGCTTTGGTGAAGGATTTGAAAACATTTGCAATGCCTTAAAAGAGATTGCTGAGAGTTATCCAGAATTAAAGATAATCTATCCGGTTCATCTAAATCCTAATGTAAGAGAGCCAGTCAATAGAATATTAAATGGGATTAAGAATATTTTTCTCTTAGAGCCTCTGGAATATCCATATTTGATTTGGTTAATGTCAAAATCTTTTCTGATATTGACTGATTCTGGTGGAATTCAAGAAGAAGCACCTTCTTTAGGAAAGCCGGTATTGGTTATGAGAGAAGTAACAGAGAGAGTTGAGGGAATAGAGGCCGGAACTGCAAGTCTTGTAGGCATCAAGAAAGAAAATATTGTAAAGGCAGTTCAGAGTTTAATTGAAAATACCTCTGAATATCATAAAATGGCAAGGGCTATAAACCCTTACGGAGACGGTCTATCAAGCAAGAGAATTGTGGAGATAATAAGAAGTATTTGAGATTAATAAGGGTTTAAATTTAAATTGTTTAAGAATAATATAAAAATAATGTATTGGAATGATGAGAATATCAGATGCTCTATAAAATGACGCTTTTTGTCACCCTGAGGCGAAGCTGAAGGGTCTTCTCTATTGTAGCTAAGGAGATTCCTCGTCGCTTACGCTCCTCGGAATGACAAAAAACAGCTCGGAATGAAAAAAGGAATGATAACGAAAGAACATAAAAGCTATAAATTTTTGCATAGCCTAACAAAAACTTCGGAGGTTTGGAATGAACGAGCAAGGACGAAAGGAACAATACTCTGATGAGATTGACCTTTATGAACTGCTTCTCGTGCTTAAAAAAAGGCTCAAGCTTATCGTTGCTGTTTCTTTCATCGGGCTTTTAATAGGAGGCTTGGTAGCTTTTCTATCTCCCGATATTTATCAGGCAAGGGCAACTCTTTGGGTAGACTCTTTGATTGGTCAGTCTGTTATTGAGAGATTTAAAACAAGTGATAGTAAAACATCATTTATAATTCCTTTAGGACAAACCAAGTCGCCAGAGGTCAATAATCTATCTCTATCAATACTTAATAGCCTTGAGTTTAAAAAGAAGGTGCTTGATAGATTGATAAAACAGTATGGAGAAAAAGAAAATATACTCAACTTGACTAAATCAATCAATAAAGGCCAAGGAGACATTGTTTTTAAGGCTGAGATAGACAAAAAGACAGGGAGCATTAATCTAATTTCTGAACAGAAGGATAAAAAATTTGCTGAGGATATTCTCAGGTATGCAATAGATGAATTTGAAAAGGAGCTTGGAAAAACCTCTCAGACCTACGCTGAGGCAATATCAACACAAAAAGAAAAAATTAAAAATAATAAAAATTTCATATTAAGCGTTATAGAACAGCCTACCTCTCTTGATTCTCCCGTAAAACCAAAAAGAAAGCTCATTATAGCTGTGGCTGGAATAAGCGCACTTTTTTCAGGGATTTTTCTTGCCTTTGTGGCTGAGTGGTGGAATAATGTTAGAGCAAGAAGGAAAAATTAAAGCACATGTTATACTGTCAAGTTATGGGAAAATAAAATTGAAGATTTTTATAATAGGTGTAGTAGAAGGACTGGAGGGTTTTTATGGATGAGAAAACTTTATTAGAAATTGTAAGAAAAGCAGTAAAGGAAGAATTTAATATTTTCAGACAGGAGATGGCAACAAAGGAAGACTTGAAAGCCTTTGCAACTAAAGAAGATCTGAAAGCTTTTGCGACCAAGGAGGACTTGAAAGCCTTCGCAACAAAAGAAGACCTGAATAAATTAAAAGCAGAGTTTATGTTTGAGATTAACTACATAAAATCTGAGATGGTAACCAGAGATGATCTTAAAATTTATATCACCAAAGAAGACTTTAATACATATATAGAAGCTATTTCTGAAAGACTTGAAAGATTCTCAAGAAATATATTGAGTATGCTTGAACACTACGAGCGCGATGTTAGAGAACTTCATAAAAAATTTGATCTTATTGATTTTGGCTTACTTCTTACACATCTTGATAGACTGGCTGGTTTCATGGAGAAAAAGGAACAGGAAAGAATTATCGCTGAAAACCAGCTTAAAAGGCAGTATCTGGAGATAAGAGATAGAGTTAAAAAGATAGAAAGCATTATCGGCATGTAATAATGTTTACATCCAAAAATTTCCTTCTTTATATAATGTGAACATGGTAAAAAAGTTACATTTTATTGAAATTCTATAAACTCTAACACCTTTATTTTTCATTTACCCACATCTGTCATTCCGCTTTCACTCGGACATTCCGAACTTCTTCCTGTCGTTCCAATCCCTTTTCCCTGTCATTCCAATGAGCATAAGTGACGAGGAATCTCCGTCTCCAAAGAAGTAGCCCCCTTGCTAATGCTCGGGGTGACAGAATACGACTGTCCATTCCAAACCGTAGGGAAGCCCTGAGTCGTAGGCAAAGACCCCTACAGGTCAGATTCCTCGGGGTCATTGGGACCCCTCGGAATGACAGAGAGAAGTGTCATTCAGAGGAGCCATGAGTGACGAGGAATTCTTTCCTTTCAACTGAAACATAAGAGAGATTTCTCACATCCATTCAGAGTGTTCGGAATTACAGAAAATCATCCTTCCGAGCCGAAGGCGAGGAATATCCTCATTTCCGATTTAAGGGGGAGATCCCTCGGACAAGCCTTCGGGATGACCCTTTCGGCTCAGATATCTCACTTAGTTCTGAATGACAAGAAATGACCGAATACTAATTTTTTGAAAGATTTGGATATATTTTGTTATACTTTAACCTAACTGGATTTTAAGGGAAGAGAGGTGAGAATCCTCCGCTGCCCCGCAGCCGTGTTGGGAACGAAAGCCCACGCATGCCACTGGAGAGCAAATTCTCTGGGAAGGCGGGCAAGTAGGTTGAAGAGAGCCCAAAGCCGGAAGACCTATCCAGTCAGAGAGCCTTTGGCTTTCTGAAATGCCTCGTGGGAGGAGCAGATGAAGATTAAAACCACTGTCTTTGGCTATCCCCGTATCGGTCCGAAGAGAGAACTAAAAAAAGCTCTGGAAGACTACTGGAACTGGAAGATTTCAAAAGTAGAACTTTTAGAGACTGCCAATTCTTTAATCATCCAGAATGCTAAAGTCATTCAATCCTCTGGAGTTGACCTCATTCCATCTAATGAATTTTCCCTTTATGACTTTATTCTTGACCATTCAGTAATGTTTAACGCTGTGCCTAAGAGATTTAACAGAATTTCAGACCCCTTGGATAGATATTTTGCTATGGCAAGGGGCACTCAAGAGCTTCCAGCCCTTGAGATGACCAAGTGGTTTAATACGAATTATCACTACATTGTGCCAGAAATAGAGGATGAAGAGTTTGAGCTTATGGAAAACAAGCCCCTTAGGGAATTTGCTTTGCTAAGAGATAGTCTATCCGTAAAAACTAAACCTGTCATAGTGGGACCTTTTACCTATCTGAAGTCTGCGAAGTTAAATATGGATAGAGTGGAAAGATTATCGGAAAAAATATTGCCTGCCTATAAAAAGCTCCTCATAAAACTCGATGCAGCAGGAGTTGAAGAAATACAGATTGATGAACCTGCAATGGTAATGGATATGGAAGAGCGGGAGATAGAACTCTTAACAGGTCTTTACAGGGAACTGACAAAGGGACTTACTTTAAAAGTTTATATTCAAACTTATTATGAAGCGGTTT
The Thermodesulfovibrio yellowstonii DSM 11347 DNA segment above includes these coding regions:
- the wecB gene encoding non-hydrolyzing UDP-N-acetylglucosamine 2-epimerase translates to MRKILMIFGTRPEAIKMAPLYWEFKKYQEDFDVKVCVTAQHRQMLDQVLNFFNIKPDYDLNLMRNNQSLFNITSDSIVELEKVYDDFNPHIVLVQGDTTTSFTSALSAYYKKIKVAHIEAGLRSGNKYSPFPEEINRVLVGHIADYHFAPTEKAKQNLYNEGIRENVWVVGNTVIDALFLGLRILEENEELRSKIELYFNGIFEFQREKIILVTGHRRESFGEGFENICNALKEIAESYPELKIIYPVHLNPNVREPVNRILNGIKNIFLLEPLEYPYLIWLMSKSFLILTDSGGIQEEAPSLGKPVLVMREVTERVEGIEAGTASLVGIKKENIVKAVQSLIENTSEYHKMARAINPYGDGLSSKRIVEIIRSI
- a CDS encoding Wzz/FepE/Etk N-terminal domain-containing protein — protein: MNEQGRKEQYSDEIDLYELLLVLKKRLKLIVAVSFIGLLIGGLVAFLSPDIYQARATLWVDSLIGQSVIERFKTSDSKTSFIIPLGQTKSPEVNNLSLSILNSLEFKKKVLDRLIKQYGEKENILNLTKSINKGQGDIVFKAEIDKKTGSINLISEQKDKKFAEDILRYAIDEFEKELGKTSQTYAEAISTQKEKIKNNKNFILSVIEQPTSLDSPVKPKRKLIIAVAGISALFSGIFLAFVAEWWNNVRARRKN